In the genome of Enterococcus hirae ATCC 9790, one region contains:
- a CDS encoding hydrolase protein has product MTEPLSGFVDYWESIPLFESQKELPDSTRRKIRQGRLMQQSIGLALSLMYMGTGQQTNYWPSLRNIQRPILYIAGEYDTKFQKIGKKLVEENSLFSMALVPKSGHCIHLEQPTKFVSLVNQWIMEKEKK; this is encoded by the coding sequence ATGACTGAACCATTGTCTGGTTTTGTGGATTATTGGGAATCGATTCCATTATTTGAAAGTCAAAAAGAACTACCTGATTCGACAAGAAGAAAGATTCGCCAAGGAAGACTTATGCAACAATCAATTGGTTTGGCGCTTAGTTTGATGTACATGGGAACTGGGCAACAGACGAATTACTGGCCATCGCTTAGAAATATCCAAAGACCGATCCTTTATATAGCAGGAGAATATGATACTAAGTTTCAAAAAATCGGAAAAAAATTGGTTGAAGAAAATAGTCTGTTTTCCATGGCGTTGGTTCCCAAAAGTGGACACTGTATTCATCTAGAACAGCCAACGAAATTTGTTTCCCTAGTAAATCAATGGATAATGGAGAAAGAAAAAAAGTGA
- the menD gene encoding 2-succinyl-5-enolpyruvyl-6-hydroxy-3-cyclohexene-1-carboxylic-acid synthase — MTNTKELTAYLLAFIHGLKESGLKEMVISPGSRSTPLALLAYRDPEINCYINVDERSAAFFALGLAKAQKEPVGLICTSGTAAANYYPAICEAEASNVPLVVLTADRPPEAQGVGAPQTIDQQHLYGSHVKKYIGMALPEEGESFERYAFFQGWESAAAAIKIPKGPVHVNLPFREPLLPDLSQSFTRHYSRKGETINKVTSFSLPELDSWLTKKGLIIVGRELTTQQATKMIELAEIVGWPILGDPLTNLGNCGKESDNYISHVDLIFADQRLETPEIVWQFGNLPLAKNLMLYLNQSKDLTYVIIDESESWKDWLHQSNYVLPIDPLTFCSMVKNMSDEEFHTHADRNWLSYWQERAKLARQTIETTLPLDAYNESNASKRLFQLLKFDETLFLSNSNAIRFIDRYAGFSKQRFSVYGNRGVNGIDGIVSTAAGICAAKKQQMFLLIGDLALFHDMNGLQIIKELELPVTVIVLNNNGGGIFSFLPQRELDNSFFDPLFSTPLHLDLEKVADLYCGAYKKPKSLTEFEQIVCESRERIDSKDNREEKENSTWTLIEVVGEQKAPAELWQHMIEGYGNRNE; from the coding sequence ATGACGAACACAAAAGAGCTGACTGCTTATTTATTAGCATTTATCCATGGATTGAAAGAAAGTGGATTAAAAGAAATGGTCATTAGCCCAGGATCACGCTCGACACCACTGGCCTTATTGGCTTATCGTGACCCGGAAATCAATTGCTATATCAATGTGGACGAGCGTTCGGCTGCTTTTTTTGCGCTTGGTTTAGCAAAAGCACAAAAGGAACCTGTTGGTCTGATTTGCACATCAGGAACTGCTGCAGCAAATTATTATCCAGCCATTTGTGAAGCTGAGGCGTCAAATGTTCCACTCGTTGTGTTGACCGCTGACCGTCCACCAGAGGCGCAAGGCGTAGGAGCACCACAAACGATAGATCAGCAACATTTGTATGGAAGCCATGTCAAAAAGTATATCGGAATGGCTTTGCCTGAAGAAGGAGAATCTTTTGAAAGATATGCGTTTTTTCAGGGTTGGGAGAGTGCGGCTGCTGCAATAAAAATTCCTAAAGGACCTGTACATGTGAATCTACCTTTTCGAGAACCTTTATTACCAGATTTGTCCCAATCATTTACACGTCATTATTCAAGAAAAGGGGAAACGATCAATAAAGTAACTTCCTTTTCGTTACCAGAACTTGATTCTTGGTTGACCAAAAAAGGGTTGATTATTGTTGGAAGAGAATTGACCACACAACAGGCAACGAAAATGATTGAACTAGCTGAAATCGTAGGATGGCCTATTCTTGGTGATCCACTTACAAATTTAGGAAATTGCGGGAAAGAAAGCGACAATTATATTTCTCATGTTGATTTGATCTTTGCCGATCAACGCTTAGAAACACCCGAAATCGTTTGGCAGTTTGGTAACTTGCCATTGGCCAAAAACCTCATGCTTTATTTAAATCAGTCAAAAGACCTGACTTATGTCATCATTGATGAAAGCGAATCTTGGAAAGACTGGTTACATCAAAGTAATTATGTTTTACCAATTGATCCACTGACGTTTTGTAGCATGGTTAAGAACATGAGCGATGAAGAATTTCATACTCATGCAGATAGAAACTGGTTATCCTATTGGCAAGAAAGAGCAAAGCTTGCCAGACAAACGATAGAAACAACCTTACCCTTAGATGCCTATAACGAAAGCAATGCTAGTAAGCGTCTTTTTCAATTGTTAAAGTTTGACGAAACACTCTTCTTGTCCAATAGTAATGCTATTCGTTTTATTGATCGCTACGCTGGTTTTTCAAAACAACGATTTTCAGTCTATGGGAATCGGGGAGTAAATGGTATTGACGGGATTGTTTCAACAGCTGCAGGTATTTGTGCGGCTAAGAAACAGCAGATGTTTTTGTTGATTGGTGACTTAGCTTTGTTTCATGATATGAATGGGTTACAAATAATCAAAGAACTTGAGCTGCCGGTGACTGTGATCGTTTTGAATAATAACGGGGGAGGTATCTTTTCTTTCCTTCCTCAAAGGGAATTAGATAACTCCTTTTTTGATCCTTTGTTTTCAACACCCTTACATCTAGACTTGGAGAAAGTGGCAGATCTCTACTGCGGCGCTTATAAAAAGCCCAAATCGCTGACTGAATTTGAACAAATAGTTTGTGAAAGTCGAGAAAGAATAGACAGTAAAGACAATAGAGAAGAGAAAGAAAATTCAACTTGGACGTTGATTGAAGTCGTTGGCGAACAAAAAGCACCAGCAGAGCTTTGGCAACACATGATTGAGGGATACGGTAATCGAAATGAGTGA
- a CDS encoding alpha/beta fold hydrolase — protein MSEGKIKINGVNYAYRWLQRTSPMRPTIICLHGFTGTSMSFSLPFQDLNVLAIDLIGHGKTDVYVHPYRYKLPLLVQDLAQLVLQLKIDAFYLLGYSMGARTALTWLIEQPKGILGIIMESGTPGISSLSERLIRQKKIFY, from the coding sequence ATGAGTGAGGGAAAAATAAAAATCAATGGTGTTAATTATGCTTATCGTTGGTTACAGCGAACATCTCCAATGAGACCTACTATCATTTGTTTACACGGATTTACCGGAACTTCCATGAGCTTTTCTTTGCCTTTTCAAGATTTAAATGTTTTAGCAATCGATTTGATCGGGCATGGTAAGACGGATGTTTATGTTCATCCTTATCGCTATAAGCTTCCATTACTTGTTCAAGATTTAGCACAATTGGTTTTGCAATTAAAGATCGATGCTTTTTATTTGTTGGGGTATTCCATGGGGGCCCGTACCGCGTTAACTTGGCTGATTGAACAACCAAAAGGAATTTTAGGCATCATTATGGAAAGTGGTACACCAGGCATCAGTTCGCTTAGCGAAAGACTCATACGTCAAAAAAAGATCTTTTATTAG